A genomic window from Flavobacterium sp. I3-2 includes:
- a CDS encoding DnaJ domain-containing protein → MKDYYSILQISRSANTIEIKAAYRNLSKKYHPDVNPAQNASLLFIEIKEAYEVLIDDSRRFHYNQLLDFAKQQQKKEINIVPTIAVFYCDNSEFTVGDVVTFTWEVFDADVVELRPFGKVEKAGSKKIRITEVSTNLLVELFCFNSVSKNYVFSQIVLKKKQISKTENTVHSYHSNFEPKANYEDDKISFYAKLINENPHIDARHFEKENVFGLYGRIDVKTYQFRTALFTAVYLVAMVFFISDKLLDSLLCLIVNGFYYTLLYIQAIKRFHDFNSKAKFAFISVIPIVTWFQIFYLIKKQGDSKMNDFGLPNQYLKSNSKADFKKNVEQKISTFSTLTKVAIGSAVFNILAIFFLFLIPKNEIPVQVIDIYGREIKSGRSNQHHFYIRTNEGEFEISEQISNLYSVYKPKFLYLGKNVFTDNISFVRIRAGGEELTHYVSIINFNSPIPILYFLFLLFEIYVIFVDKKMRFEEQYDSILGFITLINIAYFIFFIL, encoded by the coding sequence ATGAAAGATTATTATTCTATTTTACAAATTTCTCGTTCTGCAAATACAATTGAAATAAAAGCAGCTTATCGTAATCTTTCAAAAAAATACCATCCCGATGTAAATCCTGCACAAAATGCTTCTTTACTTTTTATTGAAATTAAAGAAGCTTATGAAGTTTTGATTGATGATTCAAGACGTTTTCATTACAATCAACTACTTGATTTTGCAAAGCAGCAACAAAAAAAAGAAATTAATATCGTTCCGACGATTGCGGTTTTTTATTGCGACAATTCAGAATTTACAGTTGGTGATGTTGTGACTTTTACATGGGAAGTTTTTGATGCTGATGTTGTTGAATTACGCCCGTTTGGCAAAGTTGAAAAAGCGGGAAGTAAAAAAATACGAATTACTGAAGTTAGTACCAATTTATTAGTTGAATTATTCTGCTTCAATTCAGTTTCTAAAAATTATGTATTTAGTCAAATTGTTTTAAAGAAAAAACAAATTTCAAAAACAGAAAATACCGTACATTCTTATCATTCAAATTTTGAACCGAAAGCGAATTACGAAGATGATAAAATTTCATTTTATGCTAAGCTTATAAATGAAAATCCGCACATAGACGCTCGACATTTTGAAAAAGAAAATGTATTTGGACTTTACGGAAGAATTGATGTTAAAACATATCAATTCAGAACGGCTTTATTTACTGCTGTGTATTTGGTTGCAATGGTATTTTTTATTTCAGATAAATTATTAGACTCTTTGTTATGTTTAATTGTAAATGGTTTCTATTATACGTTGCTTTATATTCAGGCAATTAAACGTTTTCATGATTTTAATTCAAAAGCGAAATTTGCTTTTATTAGTGTAATTCCAATTGTAACTTGGTTTCAGATTTTTTATCTGATTAAAAAACAAGGTGATTCTAAAATGAACGATTTTGGACTTCCTAATCAATATTTAAAATCAAATAGTAAAGCTGATTTTAAAAAAAATGTAGAACAAAAAATAAGCACTTTTTCTACATTGACAAAAGTTGCAATCGGTTCAGCTGTATTTAATATTCTAGCTATATTTTTTTTATTCTTAATTCCTAAAAATGAAATACCTGTTCAAGTAATTGATATTTATGGAAGAGAAATTAAATCAGGAAGAAGCAATCAACATCATTTTTATATTCGTACAAATGAAGGTGAGTTTGAAATTTCAGAGCAAATAAGTAATTTGTATTCTGTTTACAAACCTAAATTTTTATATCTCGGAAAAAACGTATTTACAGATAATATTAGTTTTGTTCGTATTAGAGCCGGAGGAGAGGAGTTAACGCATTATGTTTCTATTATCAATTTTAATAGTCCAATTCCAATCTTGTATTTTTTATTTTTATTGTTTGAGATTTATGTGATTTTTGTTGATAAAAAAATGAGATTCGAAGAACAATATGATTCTATACTCGGATTTATAACATTAATAAATATCGCTTATTTTATATTCTTTATATTGTAA
- a CDS encoding helix-turn-helix domain-containing protein: MKTIRIKNMVCPRCIMVVEKTLEDLGFDLNDVELGLVEFHEPITLDDRNKIEEKLVPLGFEILDDKKSQTVERIKTQIIELVSKEVNDLTITLSEYLSSKLQTDYNTLSQLFSTQKSQTIEQFYILQKIEKVKELLVYDDLSLTEIAYKMNYSSVAHLSTQFKKITGLTPSHFKEIKSLKDEMINK; encoded by the coding sequence ATGAAAACGATTCGAATTAAAAATATGGTATGTCCACGATGTATAATGGTGGTTGAAAAAACATTAGAAGATTTAGGATTCGATTTAAACGATGTTGAATTAGGCTTAGTAGAATTTCACGAACCTATTACGTTAGATGACCGTAATAAAATAGAAGAAAAATTAGTGCCGCTTGGTTTTGAGATTTTAGACGATAAAAAGAGTCAAACGGTTGAGCGAATTAAAACTCAGATTATTGAGCTAGTTTCTAAAGAAGTAAACGATTTAACCATTACGCTTTCTGAATATTTATCGAGTAAGTTACAAACAGATTACAATACTTTAAGTCAATTATTTTCAACACAAAAATCGCAAACTATTGAGCAGTTTTACATTCTTCAGAAAATAGAAAAAGTAAAAGAATTATTAGTTTACGACGATTTATCATTGACAGAAATTGCTTATAAAATGAATTACAGTTCGGTTGCACATTTAAGTACGCAATTCAAAAAAATTACGGGTTTAACACCAAGTCATTTTAAAGAAATAAAATCATTAAAAGACGAAATGATTAATAAATAA
- a CDS encoding VOC family protein, whose amino-acid sequence MAQVNAYLNFNGNCEAAFTFYKNAFGTEFEYMGRFKDMPSECELSEEEGNKIMHVTLRISEETVLMGSDANEKFGPAATFGNNISISINTSSEEEANDLFNKLSTDGTVTMPLAKTFWGAYFGMFIDKFGINWMVNYDYETTK is encoded by the coding sequence ATGGCACAAGTAAATGCTTATTTAAATTTTAATGGTAATTGCGAAGCGGCTTTTACATTCTACAAAAATGCTTTTGGAACTGAATTCGAATACATGGGGCGTTTTAAAGACATGCCTTCTGAATGTGAATTAAGCGAAGAAGAAGGAAACAAAATAATGCATGTAACTTTACGAATTAGTGAAGAAACTGTTTTAATGGGAAGCGATGCTAACGAAAAATTTGGTCCGGCTGCAACTTTTGGTAACAACATTTCAATCTCAATAAATACATCATCTGAAGAAGAAGCAAACGATTTGTTTAACAAACTTTCTACTGACGGAACAGTTACAATGCCTTTAGCTAAAACTTTCTGGGGTGCTTATTTTGGTATGTTTATCGATAAATTTGGAATTAACTGGATGGTTAATTACGATTACGAAACAACTAAATAA
- a CDS encoding efflux RND transporter periplasmic adaptor subunit: MKKYIGILLSLIVLSSCTNKTENQTVETKIENKIQNQITLSDTQLQNIDLQITRVEKGIMPTTIRLNARTATTPQDQISITNMLGGFVKSIPVLPGNLVKKGQIVAILEDPSYVQLQEDYLTTKALITKANADYLRQKELNEAQAASTKVLDEAKAELNLLQIKKRALEEKLKLIDINPNQVSLTNLKRSLSITAPTSGIVTEIYVNRGKYVSSSEPILEIIQTGAPMLNIKAFENSLALLKIGQELEAYTNTNVDEKITAKIVSISQHINTDGSVDVLAKIVNPNQMKFTTNMYFNVELTSESNSADLLPEASVIHFEGNDYVFEMKSKNNFQLIPVKIGTKSNGKIQITSQLDTSKQYVGKGAYAILMAMKNSPEAE; encoded by the coding sequence ATGAAAAAATACATCGGAATATTATTGAGTTTAATTGTTTTATCATCATGCACTAATAAAACAGAAAATCAAACAGTAGAAACGAAAATCGAAAATAAAATTCAAAATCAAATTACTTTAAGCGATACACAACTTCAAAATATAGACTTACAAATAACACGTGTTGAAAAAGGAATAATGCCCACAACGATTCGTTTAAATGCACGAACAGCAACAACTCCTCAAGACCAAATTTCAATTACAAACATGCTAGGCGGATTTGTAAAATCCATACCTGTTTTACCAGGAAATCTGGTTAAAAAAGGACAGATTGTTGCTATTTTAGAAGATCCAAGTTATGTTCAACTACAAGAAGATTATTTGACAACGAAAGCTTTAATTACCAAAGCAAATGCCGATTATTTACGTCAAAAAGAATTAAATGAAGCTCAGGCAGCAAGTACAAAAGTTTTAGATGAAGCTAAAGCAGAATTGAATTTATTGCAAATTAAAAAACGTGCTCTTGAAGAAAAATTAAAATTAATTGATATTAATCCGAATCAAGTTTCTTTAACTAACTTAAAAAGAAGTTTGTCAATTACTGCTCCAACTTCAGGAATTGTAACAGAAATTTATGTTAATCGTGGTAAATATGTTTCAAGTTCAGAACCTATTTTAGAAATCATTCAAACAGGAGCGCCGATGCTTAATATAAAAGCATTTGAAAATTCTTTAGCATTATTAAAAATTGGACAAGAATTAGAAGCTTATACAAATACAAACGTTGATGAAAAAATAACAGCTAAAATCGTTTCGATTTCACAACACATTAATACGGATGGTTCTGTTGATGTTTTAGCTAAAATAGTTAATCCAAATCAAATGAAATTTACAACGAATATGTATTTCAATGTTGAATTAACTTCTGAATCTAATTCGGCAGATTTATTACCTGAAGCTTCAGTTATTCATTTTGAAGGTAATGACTATGTTTTTGAAATGAAATCAAAGAATAACTTTCAATTGATTCCTGTTAAAATCGGAACTAAATCAAATGGAAAAATTCAAATAACATCGCAATTAGATACTTCAAAACAATATGTAGGTAAAGGTGCTTATGCCATTTTAATGGCAATGAAAAATAGTCCAGAAGCAGAATAA
- a CDS encoding CusA/CzcA family heavy metal efflux RND transporter: MLNKIIDFSIKNKFIIGLFTLALVIFGVFEVKKLPIDAQPDITSNQVQIITVAPSYGAEDIERLVTFPIEQATANIAGITELRSFSRFGLSLVTIVFNDETDVYWARQQVSERLNQVKSLIPSEIGEPQLGPISTGLGEIYQYVVRPEKGYENKYDATELRTIQDWVVRQQLLSVPGVADVSSFGGKLKQYEIAINPQRLQVYNLTINDLFDALEQNNQNTGGAYIENGPTSMFIRSEGLIGSIEDIQNIIVKQLNSGIPLLLKDVADVRIGHATRYGAMTFNDSGEVSGAIVMMLKGENSNEVVVRVKERIEEIKKTLPEGVVIEPFLDRKKMVDNTIQTVEINLLEGALIVVFVLVLFLGNIRAGFIVASVIPLSLLFAIIMMNMFGIGGNLMSLGALDFGLIVDGAVIIVEAAMHQLYHSKKFGSKLRLSTDEMNQTVGSSAKKMVNSAVFGQIIILIVYLPIFSLDGIEGKMFKPMAQTVAFALIGAFILSLTYVPMMTSFILSKKKKTKPNVSDIVLEKVELKHQNLLIKAIKSRKIILATVAVMFALAIFLMTRLGGEFIPSLEEGDFAVEARVLPGSNISTTIEYTSKAAKILKERFPEVEKIVTKIGSGEIPTEPMPMDAGDMIIVLKPKKERTSAKTFPELSKLMSEAVAEVPGLTTSFQYPVQMRFNELMTGARQDVVVKIFGENLDSLAFYAQKMGNVIQKVDGAQDLYIEPINGIPQVVITFNRSLLAQYGLNIGEANKIINMSFAGQSTGNVFEGERRFNLTVRLDEKSRSNIEDIKNILIPTPSGIQIPLNQIADVSFKNTPNQIQRENAKRRIIIGFNVKNKDVQTVVEELQNKVEAEIQLPTGYNTTYGGAFENLNQAKARLGIAVPAALVMIFIMLYFAFKSVKYSLLIYTAIPLSAIGGVYFLVLRDMPFSISAGVGFIALFGVAVLNGIVLVSEYNRLKESGITNTTRIVLMGTRTRLRPVLMTAFVASLGFLPMAWSNGSGAEVQRPLATVVIGGLLIATFLTLFVLPILYILIEKIDMKTFKNKKIKKKNLSLLLVLIFFCSGFNAVAQTSFNYDELISIGLKNNLTVKKSKLETEYQQKNVKSQLSIQPTDISVEFGNINANVFDQKIAIEQRFQFPSFYSKQKQLNKQQIETAFLQEKVSEKILEKQIGNLYAEWQFLNLKQQINIENVRVYSAFLKKATLRFEKGASNRTEVATAKIRFQKIENEGKTILTQIENVKIELQNLLQLTSDFTLNIEENQFEIPIKSKQKNHPIISHQEAVLKETQLKLEVEKTKRLPDFSIGYYNQSFKEINSNRFQSVMIGIALPIFRGSTNANVKSAETAIKIQENEIQMQRNNLNQEITQLENELLTYESIIASFKSTQWPEALSLQKNIEQQLLSGEINFLDWVILNDQIIELQNQFAEQLFTRNIKANSLNFLAN, translated from the coding sequence ATGTTGAATAAAATCATTGATTTTTCAATCAAAAATAAATTCATCATAGGATTATTTACCTTAGCACTTGTAATTTTTGGTGTTTTTGAGGTGAAGAAATTACCTATTGATGCACAACCTGATATTACTTCAAATCAGGTTCAAATTATTACCGTAGCGCCTTCTTATGGTGCCGAAGATATAGAGAGATTGGTAACTTTTCCAATCGAACAAGCAACTGCAAACATTGCTGGAATTACGGAACTTAGAAGTTTTTCTCGTTTTGGATTATCTCTAGTTACTATAGTCTTTAATGATGAAACCGATGTTTATTGGGCACGGCAACAAGTTAGTGAACGATTAAATCAAGTTAAAAGTCTAATTCCATCAGAGATTGGTGAACCACAGCTTGGACCAATTTCAACTGGTTTGGGAGAGATTTATCAATACGTCGTTCGACCTGAAAAAGGTTATGAAAATAAATACGATGCTACCGAATTGAGAACTATTCAAGACTGGGTAGTTCGTCAACAATTATTAAGTGTTCCGGGAGTTGCTGATGTAAGTAGTTTTGGTGGAAAACTTAAACAATATGAAATTGCAATAAATCCACAACGTTTACAAGTTTACAACTTAACCATTAACGATTTGTTCGACGCACTTGAACAAAACAACCAAAACACGGGTGGAGCTTATATAGAAAATGGTCCTACTTCAATGTTTATTCGTTCTGAAGGATTAATTGGTTCTATAGAAGACATTCAGAATATTATTGTTAAACAATTAAACTCAGGTATTCCATTACTTTTAAAAGATGTGGCCGATGTTCGTATTGGGCATGCAACACGTTACGGAGCAATGACTTTCAATGACAGTGGTGAAGTTTCTGGAGCTATTGTAATGATGTTGAAAGGTGAAAATAGTAACGAAGTTGTAGTTCGAGTAAAAGAACGAATCGAAGAAATTAAAAAAACTTTGCCAGAAGGAGTTGTCATTGAACCGTTCTTAGACCGCAAAAAAATGGTTGATAACACCATTCAAACAGTAGAGATTAATTTGTTAGAAGGTGCCTTAATTGTAGTATTTGTTTTGGTTCTGTTTTTAGGAAATATTAGAGCAGGTTTTATTGTAGCTTCAGTAATTCCACTTTCGTTATTGTTCGCCATTATAATGATGAATATGTTTGGAATTGGTGGTAATTTAATGAGCCTCGGTGCGTTAGATTTTGGTTTAATTGTCGATGGTGCTGTAATTATTGTTGAAGCTGCAATGCATCAATTATATCATAGTAAAAAATTTGGTAGTAAACTTAGACTATCAACAGATGAGATGAATCAAACAGTAGGAAGTTCTGCCAAAAAAATGGTCAATTCTGCTGTGTTTGGTCAAATCATTATCTTAATTGTTTATTTACCTATTTTTTCATTAGATGGAATTGAAGGAAAAATGTTTAAACCAATGGCACAAACTGTTGCTTTTGCTTTAATCGGGGCATTTATTTTATCGTTGACTTATGTACCGATGATGACTTCATTCATCTTAAGCAAGAAGAAAAAAACTAAACCAAATGTATCTGATATAGTTTTAGAAAAAGTTGAGTTAAAACATCAAAACTTATTAATCAAAGCCATCAAATCAAGAAAAATAATTTTAGCAACTGTAGCTGTAATGTTTGCATTAGCAATCTTTTTGATGACACGCTTAGGTGGTGAGTTTATACCGTCATTAGAAGAAGGAGATTTTGCAGTTGAAGCGCGTGTTTTACCCGGAAGTAACATTTCGACAACTATCGAATATACATCTAAAGCGGCAAAAATCTTAAAAGAACGTTTTCCTGAGGTTGAAAAAATAGTTACAAAAATAGGAAGTGGAGAAATTCCAACCGAACCCATGCCGATGGATGCAGGTGATATGATTATTGTTTTGAAACCAAAAAAAGAAAGGACTTCAGCCAAAACTTTTCCTGAATTGTCTAAATTGATGAGTGAAGCTGTTGCCGAAGTTCCCGGATTAACTACAAGCTTTCAATATCCTGTTCAAATGCGTTTCAACGAACTAATGACAGGAGCACGTCAAGATGTGGTTGTGAAAATATTCGGCGAAAATTTGGATAGTTTAGCATTTTATGCACAAAAAATGGGAAATGTAATTCAGAAAGTTGATGGCGCTCAAGATTTATATATTGAACCAATAAACGGAATTCCGCAAGTAGTTATCACATTTAACCGTTCATTATTAGCACAATATGGTTTGAATATAGGCGAAGCTAATAAAATAATTAATATGTCTTTTGCAGGTCAGTCGACCGGAAATGTTTTTGAAGGTGAACGCAGATTTAATTTAACAGTTCGATTGGATGAAAAAAGTCGTTCGAATATCGAAGACATAAAAAATATCCTAATTCCTACTCCATCTGGAATTCAAATTCCTTTAAATCAAATTGCAGATGTATCTTTTAAGAATACACCAAATCAAATCCAAAGAGAGAATGCAAAACGTAGAATCATTATTGGATTTAATGTCAAAAATAAAGATGTACAAACTGTAGTCGAAGAACTTCAAAATAAAGTTGAAGCAGAGATACAATTACCCACAGGATATAATACGACTTATGGTGGTGCTTTTGAAAATTTAAATCAAGCTAAAGCACGATTAGGAATAGCAGTTCCGGCAGCATTAGTTATGATTTTTATTATGCTTTACTTCGCTTTTAAATCAGTAAAATACAGTTTATTGATTTATACTGCCATTCCACTTTCTGCAATTGGTGGGGTTTATTTTTTAGTATTAAGAGATATGCCTTTTAGTATAAGTGCTGGAGTTGGATTTATTGCACTTTTTGGAGTTGCGGTTTTAAACGGAATTGTGTTGGTTTCTGAATACAATAGATTGAAAGAATCGGGAATTACAAATACCACACGAATTGTTTTAATGGGAACTCGCACGCGTTTGCGACCGGTTTTAATGACGGCTTTCGTAGCTTCATTAGGATTTTTACCTATGGCGTGGAGCAATGGTTCGGGTGCAGAAGTTCAGCGTCCGCTTGCAACAGTTGTTATTGGTGGTTTATTAATTGCAACTTTCTTAACCTTATTTGTACTACCTATTTTGTACATTTTAATAGAAAAAATAGATATGAAAACATTTAAAAATAAAAAAATAAAAAAGAAAAATTTAAGCTTACTTCTTGTATTAATCTTTTTTTGTTCGGGATTTAATGCTGTAGCTCAAACCTCTTTTAATTATGATGAACTAATTTCTATTGGATTAAAAAATAATTTAACCGTTAAAAAATCAAAATTAGAAACTGAATATCAACAAAAGAATGTAAAATCGCAATTGAGTATTCAACCTACTGATATTTCGGTTGAATTTGGTAATATCAATGCAAATGTGTTTGACCAAAAAATTGCGATAGAACAACGTTTTCAATTTCCTTCGTTTTATTCAAAACAAAAACAATTGAATAAACAGCAAATTGAAACTGCCTTTTTACAAGAAAAAGTGTCAGAAAAGATACTCGAAAAACAAATAGGAAATTTATATGCCGAATGGCAGTTTCTGAATTTAAAACAGCAAATCAATATAGAAAATGTTCGTGTTTATAGTGCGTTTTTAAAGAAAGCTACTTTACGATTTGAAAAAGGTGCTAGTAATCGGACTGAAGTAGCAACTGCAAAAATAAGATTTCAGAAAATTGAAAATGAAGGTAAAACAATTCTGACTCAAATTGAAAATGTAAAAATCGAACTTCAGAATTTACTTCAATTAACTTCTGATTTCACTTTAAATATTGAAGAAAATCAATTTGAAATTCCGATTAAATCAAAACAAAAAAATCATCCTATAATTTCTCATCAAGAAGCCGTTTTAAAAGAAACACAATTAAAATTAGAAGTAGAGAAAACAAAACGTTTACCCGATTTTTCTATAGGATATTACAATCAAAGTTTTAAAGAAATCAATTCAAATCGATTTCAATCAGTAATGATTGGGATTGCTTTACCCATTTTTAGAGGAAGTACTAATGCAAATGTAAAATCGGCTGAAACTGCAATCAAAATTCAAGAAAACGAAATACAAATGCAACGAAATAATCTGAATCAAGAAATTACACAATTAGAAAATGAGCTTTTAACTTATGAAAGTATTATTGCATCTTTTAAATCAACACAATGGCCTGAAGCGCTTTCGTTACAAAAAAATATCGAACAGCAATTATTGTCTGGGGAAATCAATTTTTTAGATTGGGTTATTTTAAACGACCAAATTATTGAATTACAAAATCAGTTCGCAGAACAATTATTTACTCGAAACATCAAGGCCAATTCACTTAATTTTTTAGCTAATTAA
- a CDS encoding DsbA family protein, producing MKVQIWSDVMCPFCYIGKKNFEKSLANLAFKDEIEIEWKSFQLDPTLSETSGEFTSKQYLMEKKGFSESQYNQMQERLNEMGKAAGIDFSVANPIAANTLKAHKILHLAKQFGKQNEMEELLFKAHFEKGLNVAGTNVLLDLGKQVEIDADSIHKALNDETIAYEVQQDILEARSIGVSGVPFFVLNNKYAVSGAQPAEVFTDAMQQAFSEIQNLNTTNDANSCSIDGCD from the coding sequence ATGAAAGTTCAAATTTGGTCGGATGTAATGTGTCCGTTTTGTTACATAGGAAAGAAAAATTTTGAAAAATCATTAGCTAATTTAGCTTTCAAAGATGAAATTGAAATTGAATGGAAAAGCTTTCAATTAGACCCAACATTATCTGAAACTTCCGGAGAATTTACATCTAAACAATATTTGATGGAAAAGAAAGGTTTTTCAGAATCTCAATATAATCAAATGCAAGAAAGATTAAATGAAATGGGAAAAGCAGCTGGAATTGATTTTTCAGTGGCAAATCCGATTGCTGCAAATACATTAAAAGCACATAAAATATTGCATCTTGCAAAGCAATTTGGAAAGCAAAACGAAATGGAAGAATTACTTTTTAAAGCTCATTTCGAAAAAGGTTTAAATGTTGCAGGTACTAATGTTTTGTTAGATTTAGGTAAACAAGTTGAAATTGATGCTGATTCCATACATAAAGCTTTAAATGACGAAACTATTGCTTATGAAGTTCAACAAGATATTTTAGAAGCGCGTTCAATTGGAGTAAGTGGAGTTCCGTTTTTTGTTTTAAATAATAAATATGCCGTTTCAGGTGCTCAACCAGCTGAAGTGTTTACAGATGCGATGCAACAAGCGTTTTCTGAAATCCAAAATTTGAATACAACTAATGATGCAAATTCTTGTTCGATTGACGGATGTGATTAA
- a CDS encoding quinone-dependent dihydroorotate dehydrogenase: protein MYKSLLRPIFFKFDPEEVHHFTFSLIKNTQKIPGVRSIIKSIYQVNDKRLEREVFGLKFKNPVGLAAGLDKDAKVYNELDAFGFGFIEIGTITPKPQEGNPKKRLFRLKEDSGIINRMGFNNGGIELAVQRLKQNKGVLIGGNIGKNKVTPNENAVDDYAICFDALYDYVDYFVVNVSSPNTPNLRALQDKEPLMELLGTLQSKNLKKPKAKPILLKIAPDLTDEQLLDIIEIIDETKIAGVIATNTTISREGLKSENKVEVGGLSGKPLRERSTEVIRFLSEKSNKSFPIIGVGGIHSAADALEKLDAGAALIQIYTGFIYEGPGLIKEINQAILNRK, encoded by the coding sequence ATGTATAAATCTTTACTTCGTCCTATTTTTTTTAAATTTGACCCAGAAGAAGTGCATCATTTCACCTTTTCATTAATTAAAAATACTCAGAAAATTCCAGGAGTTCGTTCAATTATTAAATCGATTTATCAAGTAAATGATAAAAGATTAGAACGCGAGGTTTTTGGATTAAAATTTAAAAATCCGGTTGGACTTGCCGCTGGTTTAGATAAAGACGCTAAGGTTTATAATGAGTTAGATGCTTTTGGATTTGGTTTTATCGAAATTGGAACGATTACTCCAAAACCGCAAGAAGGAAATCCAAAAAAACGTTTATTCCGTTTAAAAGAAGATTCTGGAATCATTAACAGAATGGGTTTTAATAACGGAGGAATTGAATTAGCGGTTCAACGTTTAAAACAAAATAAAGGCGTTTTAATTGGTGGAAATATTGGAAAAAATAAAGTTACTCCAAACGAAAATGCTGTTGATGATTATGCTATATGTTTTGATGCTTTATACGATTATGTTGATTATTTTGTAGTAAATGTAAGTTCGCCAAATACACCAAATCTTCGTGCGTTACAAGATAAAGAACCGTTAATGGAATTGTTAGGAACGCTTCAATCAAAAAATTTAAAAAAGCCTAAAGCAAAACCAATTTTGTTGAAAATTGCACCAGATTTAACAGATGAACAATTATTAGATATTATTGAAATCATTGACGAAACTAAAATTGCTGGAGTTATCGCAACAAACACAACGATTTCTCGCGAAGGTTTAAAATCTGAAAATAAAGTAGAAGTTGGTGGTTTATCAGGAAAACCTTTACGTGAGCGTTCAACAGAAGTGATTCGTTTCTTATCAGAAAAAAGCAATAAATCTTTCCCAATTATTGGAGTAGGAGGTATTCATTCTGCAGCAGATGCTTTAGAAAAATTAGATGCAGGAGCTGCTTTAATTCAGATTTATACTGGTTTCATATATGAAGGGCCAGGTTTAATCAAAGAAATTAATCAAGCAATTTTAAACAGAAAATAA
- a CDS encoding LysE family translocator, producing the protein MTLDTILSFFLTSLVLTIAPGPDVMYVLSQSISKGRNFGIAAAFGLATGLLFHTTLLAFGISSVITAIPWLFKAIKIFGALYLLWIAYQVFKSSASFHLKESSTNVDKPLRNVTQGLIMNISNPKVMLFFLALFPTFLNPNIGNLKIQVYTLGSIFMIQALIVFVLYAIIASSLTLVLRESKAFNLILKWLQIVVFVTLAIFMFF; encoded by the coding sequence ATGACATTAGATACCATTCTCTCTTTTTTCTTAACCAGTTTGGTATTAACTATTGCACCAGGTCCAGATGTAATGTACGTTTTGTCACAAAGTATTTCCAAAGGCCGTAATTTCGGAATTGCGGCCGCTTTTGGATTAGCAACTGGATTATTATTCCATACCACTTTATTAGCTTTCGGAATTTCGTCTGTGATTACAGCTATTCCTTGGTTATTTAAAGCGATAAAAATTTTTGGTGCTTTATATCTTTTATGGATTGCGTATCAAGTTTTTAAATCTTCCGCAAGTTTTCATTTAAAAGAATCATCAACCAATGTAGATAAACCTTTAAGAAATGTCACTCAAGGTTTGATTATGAATATTTCAAATCCAAAAGTGATGTTGTTCTTCTTGGCGCTTTTTCCAACATTTTTAAATCCGAATATTGGAAACTTAAAAATTCAGGTGTATACATTAGGAAGTATTTTTATGATTCAAGCTTTAATTGTTTTTGTTTTGTATGCTATAATTGCATCTTCATTAACTTTAGTTTTAAGAGAAAGCAAAGCTTTTAATCTAATTCTTAAATGGTTGCAAATAGTAGTTTTTGTGACTTTAGCAATTTTTATGTTTTTTTAA